The Micromonospora siamensis genome contains the following window.
GGCTACCACCAGGGGAGCATGATGAACACCATCGCGGTGATTCCGGGCGACGGCGTCGGGCCGGAGGTCGCCCGGGAGGCGACCGAGACCGTCACGGCCCTCGGCCTGGACCTCACTTTCGACGTCCTCGACCACATCAACGCCGACACCTATCTCGAGACGGGTGTCGCCATGTCCGAGGACGACCTGCAGCGGGTGCGCCGGGCCGGCGGGGTGCTGTTCGGGGCGGTGGGGGACCCGCGCGTCTCGTCCACCGGCTACGCCCGCGACATCCTGCTGCGGCTGCGCTTCGAATTCGACCTGTACGTCAACCACCGGCCCGCCGCACTGCTGCACGACCGGGTGAGCCCGCTGCGCGACCCGGCCCGCCGGGCCATCGACCTGGTCGTCGTGCGGGAGAACACCGAAGGGCTCTACCTAGGTGTGGGAGGCGTGCTGCGCGGCGGTACGAAGGACGAGGTCGCGATCGACGAGGAGGTGAACACCTATCTCGGGGTCAGCCGCATCCTCGACTACGCCTTCTCCGTCGCTCGCCGGTCGGTGTGCATGGTGGACAAGTCGAACGCGGTCCGGCACGGCGGCCAGCTGTGGCAGCGCTGCTGGTGCGAGGCCGTCGCCCGCCGCCCCGACGTCGAGACCTCGCATTTGTACGTGGACGCCGCGGCGATGAACCTGGTCGCCGACCCGACCCGTTTCGACGTCGTCGTCACGAACAACTCGTACGGGGACATCCTCAGCGACCTCACCGCTCAGCTGGCCGGT
Protein-coding sequences here:
- a CDS encoding isocitrate/isopropylmalate dehydrogenase family protein; amino-acid sequence: MMNTIAVIPGDGVGPEVAREATETVTALGLDLTFDVLDHINADTYLETGVAMSEDDLQRVRRAGGVLFGAVGDPRVSSTGYARDILLRLRFEFDLYVNHRPAALLHDRVSPLRDPARRAIDLVVVRENTEGLYLGVGGVLRGGTKDEVAIDEEVNTYLGVSRILDYAFSVARRSVCMVDKSNAVRHGGQLWQRCWCEAVARRPDVETSHLYVDAAAMNLVADPTRFDVVVTNNSYGDILSDLTAQLAGGIGSAASVNLNPETGFALFEPVHGSAPDIAGKGIANPIGALESAALLLDRHGHSGEARALRDAVRRTVAAGRCTPDLGGTLTTAQAGAAIRAELLATGW